The nucleotide window GTGCACCGCTTATGGCGACGCTGTTTTCCGAACTGGCGCCAAGCCACGGGCAAGTGGAATCGCAGCTGATGCCAGCCACAGCGCTTCAGCACGCGATCGTCGGCAACGATGGCGGCGACGGGGCATGGTTTATCAAGCGTGACGACCAACTGCCGATTGCCGGCTCCATCAAGGCGCGCGGCGGCTTTCATGAAGTGCTGGCGATTGCCGAATCCATCGCGATCGAGCATGGCATCCTCGACCCGGACGGTGATCGCCGCGTGCTGGCGACCGCGGCGGCGCGCGCGCTGTTCTCGCAATACTCGGTGACGGTCGGCAGCACCGGCAACCTCGGCTTGAGCATCGGCGTGATGGCGGCGGCGCTCGGATTCGATGCGGTGGTGCATATGTCCGCGGACGCCAAGGCGTGGAAAAAGGACCGCCTGCGCCAACGCGGCGTGCGCGTCGTGGAGCATGAAGGCGACTATGCGGAAGCGGTGGCGGCAGGCCGGCAGCAGGCGCTGGCGGCGCCGCGCTGCCATTTTGTCGATGACGAGCGCTCCGCCATGCTCTTCTTCGGATATGCCGCCGCGGCACGCCACCTGTCGCGCCAACTGGCCGAAGCCGGCCGCGTTGTCGATGCCGCGCATCCGCTCTTCGTCTATCTGCCGTGCGGTGTCGGCGGCGCGCCCGGCGGCATTACTTACGGGCTGAAAGCACTGTTCGGCGAACATGTGCATTGCTTCTTTGCCGAGCCCGTGGCCTCGCCTTGCATGCTGGTGCAGTTGGCATCGGGCACGGACGCTCCCGTATCCGTCTACGACATCGGCCTGGATAACCGGACCGATGCCGATGGCCTGGCGGTCGGCCAGGCATCCCATCTGGTCAGTCCGTTGATGGCATCCCAGCTTGCGGGCGTATTCACCGTCGCCGACGATCAGCTCTACGTTCAGTTGCTCGCGCTCAAGACTTCGATGGGCGTGGAAGTCGAGCCGTCAGCGGCGGCCGGCATCGGAGGCCCGGGCTGGTTGCTTGGCTCGCATGAAGGCCAGGCGTATGTGCGCGATCACGGACTGGACATGCGCAACGCCACGCATGTGATCTGGGCCACCGGCGGCTCGCTGGTGCCGCCCGCGGAGCTTCGCCGGTTCCAGGACTACGCCGCAACGCTGGCCGGCCAGGCATGCGGCGCGATGCAGCCGGCAGCCTGACCCTTTCGTCGTCGCCCCCAAAACAACACAAGGAGACATTTCATGGAGAAGCACGCCACGCTTTCGCCCGATATTGAGGGGCGGCCCGACACCTACGCATTTGAAGACGCCACCTACCGCAAGGTCGCCCTGCGCTTCATCCCGTTCCTGATGCTGTGCTACGTCGTCGCGTATCTCGATCGCGTGAATATCGGCATCGCCAAGCTCAATATGCTGGCCGACCTGCAATTCAGCGAGGCGGCCTATGGACTCGGCGCAGGACTGTTCTTTATCGGCTATATGCTGTTCGAGGTACCGAGCAACCTCATCATGCATCGTGTCGGCGCGCGACGCTGGATTGCCCGCATCATGATCTCCTGGGGCCTGCTCTCGGGAGTCATGGCATTTGTCACGACGCCGTGGCAGTTCTATACGGTACGCTTCCTACTCGGCGTCGCCGAAGCCGGCTTCTACCCCGGCGTCATCCTCTATCTGACGTACTGGTTTCCGAATCGCCGCCGCGCCAAGGTCACGGCCATATTCCAGGCGGGCATTCCCATCGCCGGCTTGCTCGGCAGCCCTTTGTCGGGCTGGATCCTGGAGCGCTTTCACCAGGTCGGCGGCCACGCCGGCTGGCAATGGGTGTTTGTGCTCGAAGCCCTGCCGACGCTGCCGCTGGCCATCGGCGTGCTGTGGATCCTGACGGATCGCGTCACGGACGCCAAATGGCTGACACCGGCGCAACGCCAGTTGATCGAGAACGATATCGCGCAGGACGATCATGGCCGGGAACACATGCCGCTGACCGGCATTCTGCGGGACATGCGGATTTGCAAGATTATCCTGATGACGTTTCCCGCGATGATGGCGTTGTACACGCTCGGCTTTTACCTGCCCACGCTGATCAAGGACGCTGGGGCGGTCAGTGGCGTACAGATCGGCCTGCTTAGCGCAATCCCATATTGCGTGGCCGTGGTCGCCATGGTGCTGGTGGGGCGGAGTTCGGATCGGCATCGGGAGCGACGCTGGCACCTTGCCGGCATCATGCTGGTGGGCGCCTTCGGGCTGGTGGCAAGCGTGTTCGCGGAACAGAATCTCGTACTCGCCGTGATCTCGTTGTCGATCGCTGCGGCGGGGATCATCAGTTTCTCGCCGATCATGTGGACGTTGCCGACGGCATTCCTCGGCGGCGCGACGGCAGCGGCATGCATCGGCG belongs to Cupriavidus taiwanensis and includes:
- a CDS encoding MFS transporter, which translates into the protein MEKHATLSPDIEGRPDTYAFEDATYRKVALRFIPFLMLCYVVAYLDRVNIGIAKLNMLADLQFSEAAYGLGAGLFFIGYMLFEVPSNLIMHRVGARRWIARIMISWGLLSGVMAFVTTPWQFYTVRFLLGVAEAGFYPGVILYLTYWFPNRRRAKVTAIFQAGIPIAGLLGSPLSGWILERFHQVGGHAGWQWVFVLEALPTLPLAIGVLWILTDRVTDAKWLTPAQRQLIENDIAQDDHGREHMPLTGILRDMRICKIILMTFPAMMALYTLGFYLPTLIKDAGAVSGVQIGLLSAIPYCVAVVAMVLVGRSSDRHRERRWHLAGIMLVGAFGLVASVFAEQNLVLAVISLSIAAAGIISFSPIMWTLPTAFLGGATAAACIGAINSLANLGGFVSPYLIGWIRDTYHSTAPAIFIIAGALVAGALVALSFDPKKVNR
- a CDS encoding D-serine ammonia-lyase, translating into MASLPLNPELLARLQSKQPLLWLNPKQGQPLPASAPSADLIASAEARLARCAPLMATLFSELAPSHGQVESQLMPATALQHAIVGNDGGDGAWFIKRDDQLPIAGSIKARGGFHEVLAIAESIAIEHGILDPDGDRRVLATAAARALFSQYSVTVGSTGNLGLSIGVMAAALGFDAVVHMSADAKAWKKDRLRQRGVRVVEHEGDYAEAVAAGRQQALAAPRCHFVDDERSAMLFFGYAAAARHLSRQLAEAGRVVDAAHPLFVYLPCGVGGAPGGITYGLKALFGEHVHCFFAEPVASPCMLVQLASGTDAPVSVYDIGLDNRTDADGLAVGQASHLVSPLMASQLAGVFTVADDQLYVQLLALKTSMGVEVEPSAAAGIGGPGWLLGSHEGQAYVRDHGLDMRNATHVIWATGGSLVPPAELRRFQDYAATLAGQACGAMQPAA